The sequence CCACCGAAATGGTGACAGGTTCTGTCGCGATCACACGATCGACTGGGTGTCGACCGGAAGACCACCGCATCGAGGAGTGTCCATGCCCGCACCGAACCTGTTCCTGATCGGCGTCAGCGATGCCGCCTCCGCCACGACCTTCTACAGCGACCTGTTCGAGATCGAACCGACCTTCGTCAGCCCCCGCTACGTCGCTTTCGAGGTTGCCCCCGGCGTGCTGTTCGCGTTGTGGACGGGGTACCGCGAGCAGGTGCTCGCCGGCGCGCCACGTACCAGCGAAGTGGGGTTGATGGTGCCCGGACAGGCCTCGGCGATCGACGAGCTGTTCGCGAGCTGGGTGCAGAAGGGGGTCCAGGTCGTGCAGCCACCGCACGAAGCGGTGTTCGGACGTACCTTCGTGATCAGCGATCCCGACGGCAACCTGATCCGAGTCTCACCGGTGGACTGACCTGCGTCCAGGCGAGCGCTGCGGGCAGGTCGCGCGGCCGAAACTGCCCACGCCGCGGATCGGTGACATGATCAACAAGGATCCGTGGCCAGCACTACCGGCGCAAGATCAACTTCTACCGAACTCCCGTTCACCCCAGCTCCACCTGCTGCCCGCCGGCAGGCCAGTTCACGTTGATCAACCTGTCGACGGCAGGACATCTCGATGTCACCCACGATCCTTAGCGTCGATACCGAAGCGCTTCACGAGTTTGTCCACACCCCCCAAGGGAGAAACCCTGATGCTGTTCGTTTTCCATCCCCCCACTGCTCCACGATCATCTCGGCGATCGACCTCGACGAATCGGATCGCCCTCGCTGCCCGTACCGTCACCGTCCTCGGGACCGCGACCGTCCTCGGCCTCGGCAGCGCCCTGAGCGGGTACGGCACCGACACCGCGCAGGCGGCACCCAAGGCAGTCCAACCCGACACCTACGAGGGCCAGGTGGAGGTGGTACGCGGCGGCGCCGAGGATCCCGAGGTGCTCACCGGCACCGTCTTCAACGACAAGGACGAGGACTCGACCAAGGACCGTCGGGAGAAGGGCATCTCCGGTGTCGCGGTCTCCAACGGCATCGACGTGGTCACCACCGACAGCGACGGCGTCTACGAGCTGCCGGTCCGCGACAACATGACCGTCTTCGTCACCCAGCCGGCGGGTTGGCAGGTCCCGGTCGATGAGTACCAGTTCGCCCAGTTCAGCTGGAATCACCTGCCTGAGGGGTCCCCCGATCTGAAGTACGGCGGCATCGCCCCGACCGGCGACCTGCCGAAGGCGGTCAACTTCCCGATGGCGAAGTCCAAGGCGACCGCCCGTACCGATCAGAGCTGCCCGATCGCCTCCGACACCCAGGCCTACGACATGACCGAGATCGGATACGCCCGGGACGGCGCCGTCTCCGACCTGGCCCAGCGTGAGGACTACGGCGGCTGTGGTGTGCTGCTGCTCGGTGACAATGTCGGCGACGACCTGTCGTTGAACCCGGCGTTGAAGGACATCTACCGCGACACGAACGGTCCGATCCGGGCGGTTCTCGGCAACCACGACATGGACTTCGATGCACCGGACCAGTCACACATGGCCGACACCTTCCGCAACGACTTCGGCCCCACCTCGTTCTCCTACGATGTCGGTGAGATCCACTTCGTGGTGCTGAACAGCATCGAGTACCCGCTGCCGGCGGGCAGTGATCGCCAGTACAACGAGAAGATCACCGCCGAGCACCTGCAGTGGCTCGAGAATGATCTTGAGAATGTGGCGAAGAACAAGCAGATCGTGATCGCCAGCCACGCCCCGATCGTCAACTATCGGGAGATGGTCGTCGACAACGCACCCGAGCTGTACGAACTGCTGGCGGGTCGGAAGGTGATCACCATCGGTGGTCACACCCACACCCTGGAGAACCTGCCCGCCGGAAGTCAGCGCGCGGAGTGGGCCGAGAGCGGAATCGATGAGCTGCCCTTCCGGCAGCTGGTCGCCGGTGCGGTGTCGGGTGACTGGTACTCCGGTGACCTGAACTCCGAGGGCCTGCCGCTCGCGCTGATGTCCGACGGTGCGCAACCCGGTGTGATGACCCTCGACGTCCGGGGTTCGTCGATCACCCCGCGCTACACCATCCGCCGGGAGTCCGACGAACTGCAGATGGGACTGGGTATCAACTCCCCGTCCTGGCGTGAATGGGCCGAGGAGGCTCAGCAGTGGCAGGACAACGACAAGGAAGGCGAGGCCCCTGAACTGGGCGATGCGAAGGTGATCGACCGGGCCGAGCTGGAATCGGGGGAGACCTGGCTGACGACCAACTTCTACCCCGGCAACATCAAGTCCCGAGTCGAGGTACGGATCGACGGCGGCCGTACCCGCGTCGCCGAGCACACCCAGCCGAACACCGGCGAGGAGTTGCGTGACGGTTGGGAGTGGGCCGATCCGTACGGGGCCACCCGCAACCTGCAGCATGACGGGAACGTACCC comes from Naumannella halotolerans and encodes:
- a CDS encoding calcineurin-like phosphoesterase C-terminal domain-containing protein — protein: MLFVFHPPTAPRSSRRSTSTNRIALAARTVTVLGTATVLGLGSALSGYGTDTAQAAPKAVQPDTYEGQVEVVRGGAEDPEVLTGTVFNDKDEDSTKDRREKGISGVAVSNGIDVVTTDSDGVYELPVRDNMTVFVTQPAGWQVPVDEYQFAQFSWNHLPEGSPDLKYGGIAPTGDLPKAVNFPMAKSKATARTDQSCPIASDTQAYDMTEIGYARDGAVSDLAQREDYGGCGVLLLGDNVGDDLSLNPALKDIYRDTNGPIRAVLGNHDMDFDAPDQSHMADTFRNDFGPTSFSYDVGEIHFVVLNSIEYPLPAGSDRQYNEKITAEHLQWLENDLENVAKNKQIVIASHAPIVNYREMVVDNAPELYELLAGRKVITIGGHTHTLENLPAGSQRAEWAESGIDELPFRQLVAGAVSGDWYSGDLNSEGLPLALMSDGAQPGVMTLDVRGSSITPRYTIRRESDELQMGLGINSPSWREWAEEAQQWQDNDKEGEAPELGDAKVIDRAELESGETWLTTNFYPGNIKSRVEVRIDGGRTRVAEHTQPNTGEELRDGWEWADPYGATRNLQHDGNVPTNSSHLWRYELPADLSPGTHTAKVTATDEYGREFTETIRFTVTEERTVQTG
- a CDS encoding VOC family protein, which codes for MPAPNLFLIGVSDAASATTFYSDLFEIEPTFVSPRYVAFEVAPGVLFALWTGYREQVLAGAPRTSEVGLMVPGQASAIDELFASWVQKGVQVVQPPHEAVFGRTFVISDPDGNLIRVSPVD